The Epinephelus lanceolatus isolate andai-2023 chromosome 21, ASM4190304v1, whole genome shotgun sequence genome has a segment encoding these proteins:
- the arf2b gene encoding ARF GTPase 2b — protein MGNMFATLFKGLFGKKEMRILMVGLDAAGKTTILYKLKLGEIVTTIPTIGFNVETVEYKNISFTVWDVGGQDKIRPLWRHYFQNTQGLIFVVDSNDRERVNEAREELSRMLAEDELRDAVLLVFANKQDLPNAMNAAEITDKLGLHALRQRSWYIQATCATSGDGLYEGLDWLSNQLKNQK, from the exons ATGGGGAATATGTTTGCAACTCTAttcaaaggcctgtttggcAAAAAAGAGATGAGGATTCTAATGGTTGGGCTCgatgctgctggaaaaacaaccaTCCTATATAAACTGAAGCTTGGAGAGATAGTCACCACCATTCCCACCATTG GCTTTAATGTTGAAACTGTAGAATACAAGAACATCAGCTTCACAGTGTGGGATGTGGGCGGTCAGGACAAAATCAGGCCGCTGTGGCGCCACTACTTCCAGAACACTCAAG GGCTTATCTTTGTGGTGGACAGCaacgacagagagagagtgaacgAGGCGAGGGAGGAGTTGTCCAGAATGCTCGCTGAGGACGAACTCAGAGACGCCGTGCTGCTCGTTTTTGCAAATAAACAG GATCTCCCCAACGCTATGAACGCTGCAGAGATCACAGACAAGCTGGGCTTGCACGCCCTCCGCCAGCGCAGCTGGTACATCCAGGCCACCTGTGCCACCAGTGGGGATGGCTTGTATGAGGGCCTGGACTGGCTCTCCAACCAGCTGAAGAACCAGAAATGA